A region from the Dryobates pubescens isolate bDryPub1 chromosome 39, bDryPub1.pri, whole genome shotgun sequence genome encodes:
- the COMMD1 gene encoding COMM domain-containing protein 1 isoform X1 — MAAPEQAPPPPEGSKPLSALLNGIAQAAYYGNADITEELLHGQLYPEAAPEEFRALRAKMSGLLQSIASADMDLNQLEAFLTAQTKKQGGITAEQAAALAKFWKHHRAKIHESLVSRSRRGSVLRSLSWRVDLKAQARHLEQLHTPVAIVEMELGKDGQGPELLCLELDEAKLSQVLRRLSEVEESMALLTQAS, encoded by the exons ATGGCGGCGCCGGAGcaggcgccgccgccgcccgagGGCTCGAAGCCGCTGAGCGCTCTTCTTAACGGCATCGCCCAGGCCGCCTACTACGGCAATGCGGACATCacggaggagctgctgcacgGGCAGCTCTACCCCGAGGCGGCGCCGGAGGAGTTCCGCGCCCTGCGCGCCAAGATGAGCGGGCTTCTGCAG tCCATTGCTTCAGCAGACATGGATCTGAACCAGCTGGAGGCTTTCCTCACTGCCCAGACCAAGAAGCAAGGTGgcatcacagcagagcaggctgcagcccttgccAAGTTCTGGAAGCACCACCGAGCCAAGATCCACGAGAGCCTGGTGAGCCGCAGCCGCCGCGGCAGCGTCCTGAGGAGCCTCAGCTGGAGGGTGGATCTGAAGGCACAGGCCAggcacctggagcagctccacacCCCTGTGGCCATCGTGGAGATGGAGCTGGGCAAGGATGGGCAG GGGccggagctgctctgcctggagctggacgaggccaagctgagccaggtgctgaggaggctctcagaggtggaggagagcaTGGCCTTGTTGACTCAGGCCTCCTGA
- the COMMD1 gene encoding COMM domain-containing protein 1 isoform X2, with the protein MAAPEQAPPPPEGSKPLSALLNGIAQAAYYGNADITEELLHGQLYPEAAPEEFRALRAKMSGLLQSIASADMDLNQLEAFLTAQTKKQGGITAEQAAALAKFWKHHRAKIHESLVSRSRRGSVLRSLSWRVDLKAQARHLEQLHTPVAIVEMELGKDGQI; encoded by the exons ATGGCGGCGCCGGAGcaggcgccgccgccgcccgagGGCTCGAAGCCGCTGAGCGCTCTTCTTAACGGCATCGCCCAGGCCGCCTACTACGGCAATGCGGACATCacggaggagctgctgcacgGGCAGCTCTACCCCGAGGCGGCGCCGGAGGAGTTCCGCGCCCTGCGCGCCAAGATGAGCGGGCTTCTGCAG tCCATTGCTTCAGCAGACATGGATCTGAACCAGCTGGAGGCTTTCCTCACTGCCCAGACCAAGAAGCAAGGTGgcatcacagcagagcaggctgcagcccttgccAAGTTCTGGAAGCACCACCGAGCCAAGATCCACGAGAGCCTGGTGAGCCGCAGCCGCCGCGGCAGCGTCCTGAGGAGCCTCAGCTGGAGGGTGGATCTGAAGGCACAGGCCAggcacctggagcagctccacacCCCTGTGGCCATCGTGGAGATGGAGCTGGGCAAGGATGGGCAG
- the CRLS1 gene encoding cardiolipin synthase (CMP-forming) — protein MLAAAWLDRALWGLLRGAGQRRPAAGARPLLSRVGPAGRGGGGTGGRRHGNDAVFCPGAAAGPPLRQQQHRRLLRPSAAAWRLLSGGARARSGGAEPPESPRERRVAGAYAELYENPWTIPNILSMARMGLAPVLGYLIVEENFNIALGVFVLAGVTDLLDGFIARNWANQKSALGSALDPLADKILISVLYVSLTCANLIPVPLTSMILLRDAALIAAVFYVRYKTLSPPRTLSRYFNPCYATAQLKPTFISKMNTAVQLMLVAASLAAPVFNYVDSIYLQTLWCITAFTTVSSAYSYYRYGQKTVQVINNK, from the exons ATGCTGGCCGCCGCTTGGCTGGACAGGGCTTTATGGGGGCTCCTCCGCGGCGCGGGGCAGAGGCGGCCCGCCGCCGGTGCGCGGCCGCTGCTCAGCCGAGTCGGGCCGGCCGGGAGGGGCGGCGGCGGAACGGGCGGCCGCCGCCACGGGAACGACGCCGTTTTCTGCCCGGGGGCTGCGGCGGGGCCCCCCctgcggcagcagcagcaccgccGGCTGCTGCGGCCGTCGGCCGCCGCCTGGCGCCTCCTCAGCGGCGGGGCCAGGGCGAGGAGCGGCGGGGCCGAGCCGCCGGAGTCCCCCCGGGAGCGGCGTGTGGCGGGGGCCTATGCCGAGCTG TATGAAAACCCCTGGACCATCCCCAACATCCTGTCAATGGCAAGAATGGGTCTGGCTCCAGTTTTGGGCTACTTGATTGTTGAAGAGAACTTCAACATTGCCCTGGGGGTCTTCGTCCTGGCCGGCGTGACGGACTTG ctggatgGATTTATTGCACGGAACTGGGCTAACCAGAAGTCAGCTCTGGGAAGTGCTCTTGATCCCCTGGCTGATAAAATCCTCATCAGCGTGCTCTACGTAAGCCTGACCTGTGCAAACCTGATCCCAG TGCCCCTGACCTCCATGATCCTGCTGAGGGACGCAGCTCTCATTGCTGCGGTGTTCTACGTGCGGTACAAAACTCTTTCTCCCCCG AGAACACTCAGTAGATATTTTAACCCCTGTTATGCTACTGCCCAGTTAAAGCCAACATTCATTAGCAAG ATGaacacagcagtgcagctcatGTTGGTGGCAGCTTCTTTAGCAGCTCCTGTCTTCAATTATGTGGACAGCATCTACCTGCAGACCCTATG GTGCATCACAGCCTTCACCACGGTGAGCTCTGCTTACAGCTACTACCGCTACGGGCAGAAGACAGTTCAGGTGATCAACAACAAGTGA